The following proteins are encoded in a genomic region of Bosea beijingensis:
- a CDS encoding amino acid ABC transporter permease, which yields MDQIVRYFFDFSLMSAYWPDILRGFLITVQMSILTILIGIPLGLALAILRLYGIRPLNWLIIFYIDFFRSIPQLVLIVLAYFALPYFGLVLEPFTATVFALAIVLSAFAEEIFWAGINAVPKGQWEAGRSTGISFTKTLAYIILPQVVRISIPPLTNRAIGISKGTTLGSVVAVPELLNVTSSIQSNVANPTALTVGALLFLVLFLPFVRFTRWLERAYAHPRS from the coding sequence ATGGACCAGATCGTCCGCTATTTCTTCGATTTCTCGCTGATGTCGGCCTATTGGCCGGATATCCTGCGCGGTTTCCTGATCACCGTTCAGATGTCGATCCTGACCATCCTGATCGGCATTCCGCTCGGCCTCGCGCTCGCGATCCTCAGGCTATACGGCATCCGGCCGCTGAACTGGCTGATCATCTTCTATATCGATTTCTTCCGCTCGATCCCGCAGCTCGTGCTGATCGTGCTGGCCTATTTCGCGCTGCCCTATTTCGGGCTGGTGCTGGAGCCCTTCACGGCGACCGTGTTCGCGCTGGCGATCGTGCTCTCGGCCTTCGCTGAGGAGATCTTCTGGGCCGGCATCAACGCTGTCCCGAAAGGCCAGTGGGAAGCAGGACGCTCGACCGGCATCTCCTTCACGAAGACGCTGGCCTACATCATCCTGCCGCAGGTCGTGCGCATCTCGATCCCGCCTCTGACCAACCGCGCCATCGGCATCAGCAAGGGCACGACGCTGGGCTCGGTCGTGGCGGTGCCGGAACTGCTCAACGTCACCTCCAGCATCCAGTCCAACGTCGCCAACCCGACCGCGCTGACCGTCGGCGCCTTGCTCTTCCTCGTGCTGTTCCTGCCCTTCGTGCGCTTCACGCGCTGGCTCGAACGCGCCTATGCGCATCCGAGGTCATGA
- a CDS encoding amino acid ABC transporter permease has translation MMDDLVTTFFNLDVLRQVWPLLLQGFWMTLALAAVAVPLSVLAGVAIAMAQDVPNKLLRLLLIAYVDVLRAIPPLVLLIFIFFGLPFLGLKLNEFTAAVLALTLNGSSYFAEIFRAGIESVPRGQREAARSTGLSWYQSMVHVVVPQGTRNVLPDLISNTVELVKQTSIASAVALQELLRSAQLAQGLLYNPTPLIAAAIVYFLMFWPFVRLVSRLQNRTAMSAA, from the coding sequence ATGATGGACGATCTCGTCACGACCTTCTTCAATCTCGATGTCCTCAGGCAGGTCTGGCCGCTGTTGCTGCAGGGCTTCTGGATGACGCTGGCGCTGGCCGCCGTCGCCGTGCCGCTTTCGGTGCTCGCAGGCGTCGCCATTGCCATGGCACAGGACGTGCCGAACAAGCTGCTGCGCTTGCTGCTGATCGCCTATGTCGACGTGCTGCGGGCGATCCCGCCGCTGGTGCTGCTGATCTTCATCTTCTTCGGCCTGCCCTTCCTGGGCCTGAAGCTGAACGAGTTCACCGCCGCCGTGCTGGCGCTGACGCTAAACGGTTCCAGCTATTTCGCCGAGATCTTCCGCGCCGGCATCGAATCCGTGCCCAGGGGCCAGCGCGAGGCAGCCCGTTCGACCGGACTGAGCTGGTACCAGAGTATGGTCCATGTCGTCGTGCCGCAAGGCACGCGCAACGTGCTGCCGGACCTGATCAGCAACACGGTCGAGCTGGTGAAGCAGACCTCGATCGCCTCGGCCGTCGCCTTGCAGGAATTACTGCGTTCGGCACAGCTCGCGCAGGGCCTGCTCTACAACCCGACTCCGCTGATCGCGGCGGCGATCGTCTATTTCCTGATGTTCTGGCCCTTCGTGCGGCTGGTCTCGCGCCTGCAGAACCGCACGGCCATGTCCGCCGCATGA
- the hydA gene encoding dihydropyrimidinase — protein sequence MSEFDLVIRGGTAVTASDIGSFDIGVTGGAITAIGAGLPRGKEEVDAQGLLVLPGGVDTHVHLDQPFSSGADIADGFDSGTASAAAGGTTTVVCHAPQIRGGSLAGAVAAYAEKAKQARIDHAFHLLVNDPTPEVLEKELPALVEAGHRSVKIFMTYDSNRLGDAQILQTLAAARRAGALVCVHAEHHELITWLTQALLAAGQTAPRHLAWAKPMVVEREATHRILALAEALDTPIQVFHVSGRQSGEEVERAQKRGQKAWAETCTQYLVLDEADMDRPGFEGAKFMISPALRSAADREALWQFLRDGVIDIVSSDHSPLRYDDPRGKKQHGENAPFNKIPNGVPGLAARLPILYSEGVAKGRIDLRCFVDLVATNPARRFGLAPRKGALAVGADADVVLFDPNRRVILTNAMQHHGSDYTPYEGMELRGYPVATYQRGRLVFDGERVLAQPGQGRLLARGPYTEIRPTGRFPTPFDPFA from the coding sequence ATGAGCGAATTCGATCTCGTCATCCGCGGCGGCACGGCCGTCACCGCCAGCGACATCGGGTCTTTCGATATCGGCGTAACGGGCGGCGCCATCACGGCGATCGGCGCGGGATTGCCGCGCGGCAAGGAGGAAGTCGACGCGCAGGGGCTGCTCGTCCTGCCGGGCGGCGTCGATACCCACGTCCATCTCGACCAGCCCTTTTCCTCGGGCGCCGACATCGCGGATGGCTTCGATAGCGGCACGGCCTCTGCGGCCGCCGGCGGCACGACCACCGTTGTCTGCCATGCCCCGCAGATCCGGGGCGGCTCGCTCGCTGGGGCGGTTGCCGCTTATGCCGAGAAGGCGAAGCAGGCGCGGATCGACCATGCCTTCCATCTGCTGGTCAACGACCCCACCCCGGAGGTGCTGGAGAAAGAATTGCCGGCGCTGGTTGAGGCCGGGCATCGCTCGGTCAAGATCTTCATGACCTATGACAGCAACCGGCTGGGCGACGCGCAGATCTTGCAGACGCTCGCGGCGGCGCGGCGGGCCGGTGCGCTGGTCTGCGTTCATGCCGAGCATCACGAATTGATCACCTGGCTGACGCAGGCGCTGCTGGCGGCCGGGCAGACGGCGCCGCGCCATCTCGCCTGGGCCAAGCCCATGGTGGTCGAGCGCGAGGCGACCCATCGCATCCTCGCATTGGCCGAAGCGCTGGATACGCCGATCCAGGTCTTCCATGTCTCCGGCCGGCAATCCGGCGAGGAGGTCGAGCGGGCGCAGAAGCGCGGACAGAAGGCCTGGGCCGAGACCTGTACGCAATATCTCGTGCTCGACGAGGCCGATATGGATCGGCCGGGCTTCGAGGGCGCGAAATTCATGATCTCGCCGGCGTTGCGCTCGGCCGCCGATCGCGAGGCACTCTGGCAGTTCCTGCGCGACGGCGTCATCGATATCGTCTCGTCCGATCATTCGCCGCTGCGCTATGACGATCCGCGCGGCAAGAAGCAGCACGGCGAGAACGCGCCCTTCAATAAAATTCCGAACGGCGTGCCCGGCCTCGCAGCCCGATTGCCCATCCTCTATTCGGAAGGCGTCGCCAAGGGGCGCATCGACTTGCGCTGCTTCGTCGATCTCGTAGCCACCAACCCGGCCCGCCGCTTTGGCCTCGCGCCGCGCAAGGGCGCTCTGGCGGTGGGTGCCGACGCCGATGTCGTGCTGTTCGATCCGAACCGGCGCGTCATTCTCACCAACGCCATGCAGCATCACGGCAGCGATTACACGCCCTACGAGGGCATGGAATTGCGGGGCTATCCCGTGGCGACGTATCAGCGCGGCCGCCTTGTCTTCGATGGCGAGCGCGTGCTGGCGCAGCCGGGGCAGGGGCGACTGCTGGCGCGCGGTCCCTATACCGAAATCAGGCCGACGGGCCGTTTCCCGACGCCGTTCGACCCGTTCGCATAA
- a CDS encoding N-carbamoyl-D-amino-acid hydrolase: MSRVITVAAAQLGPIQRADSRKQVVDRMIALLEKAKAQGATFVVFPELALTTFFPRWYHEDRAEADHWFERSMPGPDTQALFDRARELGLAMNFGYAELTPEGRHFNSAILVDRSGRIAAKYRKVHLPGHVEIDPERAHQHLEKRYFEPGNLGFPVWEFEGGLVGMAICNDRRWPETYRVMGLQGVEMVVLGYNTPSANGQSPNETTADRLFHHRLSVQAGAYQNSTWVVAVAKAGNEDGHPLFGGTLIAAPDGKIVGELDHEEDGVLVHPCDLDETRFGKATIFDFARHRRVEHYGLLTERTGVGAPLGKPEGA; the protein is encoded by the coding sequence ATGTCCCGCGTCATCACCGTCGCCGCCGCTCAGTTGGGTCCGATCCAGCGAGCCGACAGCCGCAAGCAGGTCGTCGACCGGATGATCGCGCTGCTGGAGAAGGCGAAGGCGCAGGGCGCGACATTCGTGGTGTTTCCCGAGCTCGCGCTCACCACCTTCTTCCCGCGCTGGTACCATGAGGATCGTGCCGAGGCGGATCACTGGTTCGAGCGCAGCATGCCCGGCCCGGATACGCAGGCGCTGTTCGATCGGGCCCGCGAACTCGGCCTCGCCATGAATTTCGGCTACGCCGAGCTCACGCCCGAGGGCCGGCATTTCAACAGCGCTATCCTGGTCGACCGCAGTGGCCGGATCGCCGCCAAATACCGCAAGGTCCATCTGCCGGGCCATGTCGAGATCGACCCGGAACGAGCGCACCAGCATCTCGAGAAGCGTTATTTCGAGCCCGGCAATCTCGGCTTCCCGGTCTGGGAATTCGAGGGCGGACTTGTCGGCATGGCGATCTGCAACGACCGGCGCTGGCCCGAGACCTATCGCGTCATGGGCCTGCAGGGCGTCGAGATGGTCGTGCTCGGCTACAATACGCCATCCGCCAACGGGCAATCACCCAACGAGACGACGGCCGACCGGTTGTTCCACCACCGGCTCTCGGTGCAGGCCGGCGCCTACCAGAACTCGACCTGGGTCGTGGCCGTCGCCAAGGCCGGCAACGAGGATGGGCACCCGCTCTTCGGGGGAACCCTGATCGCGGCACCGGACGGCAAGATCGTCGGCGAGCTCGACCATGAGGAGGACGGCGTGCTCGTCCACCCTTGCGATCTCGACGAGACCCGCTTCGGCAAGGCGACGATCTTCGATTTCGCCCGCCACCGCCGCGTCGAGCATTACGGCCTGCTCACCGAGCGGACCGGGGTCGGCGCCCCGCTCGGAAAGCCGGAGGGCGCCTGA
- a CDS encoding MFS transporter yields MKLPLWGSALSATLLVQVMSSFAGAAIPLLGPLLTLRWGLAPESIGYVSAVVSVGICWFLACGNPMLDHHGPVRALQIGLAFVAAGLLLLSLPFAVIGLAGALLVGLGLAPNTPAGSQILMRTAPAGHRTLVFSIKQAGVPLGGAIAGFAIAPMVSGFGLVGAIWAVVAVVLISALVVQPFRRSLDAEKGTQNRAWARMFLSPSSLSRSARVLSSHGSLPMLAALGVSFSITQACITAFTATYMVTQHGKTLAQAGHLVATLLVASTVARIFFGWLADRMGNGLHLLCLLALAAGSAIALLIGLGSANPSLIYLCMALVGATSMGWNGVHMAELARVSPPALIGDVTSGASLFGFVGSICGPLAFAVIANRTGSFDWPFLLVAGQLAVSGAFALWYLRRRPQA; encoded by the coding sequence TTGAAGCTGCCTTTGTGGGGAAGCGCGCTCAGCGCCACTCTGCTCGTCCAGGTCATGAGCTCCTTCGCCGGGGCCGCCATTCCACTTCTCGGCCCGCTGCTGACCCTGCGCTGGGGCCTCGCGCCTGAAAGCATCGGCTATGTCTCCGCCGTGGTCTCGGTCGGCATCTGCTGGTTCCTCGCTTGCGGCAACCCGATGCTCGACCACCACGGACCGGTCCGGGCGCTGCAGATCGGGCTGGCTTTCGTCGCAGCCGGGCTTCTGCTCCTGTCGCTGCCCTTCGCGGTGATTGGTCTTGCCGGCGCCCTTCTGGTCGGCCTCGGCCTTGCCCCCAATACCCCGGCCGGCAGCCAGATCCTGATGCGCACGGCGCCGGCCGGCCACCGGACGCTGGTCTTCTCGATCAAGCAGGCCGGCGTTCCGCTCGGCGGCGCCATTGCGGGCTTCGCCATCGCGCCGATGGTGTCGGGGTTCGGCCTCGTCGGCGCGATCTGGGCCGTGGTCGCGGTCGTCCTGATCAGCGCGCTCGTGGTGCAGCCGTTCCGCAGGAGTCTCGACGCGGAAAAGGGCACCCAGAACCGGGCCTGGGCGCGGATGTTCCTGTCGCCCTCCTCGCTGTCGCGCTCGGCGCGGGTCCTGAGCTCGCATGGCTCGCTGCCGATGCTGGCGGCGCTCGGCGTCTCCTTCTCGATCACGCAGGCCTGCATCACCGCCTTCACCGCCACCTATATGGTCACCCAGCATGGCAAGACGCTGGCCCAGGCCGGGCATCTCGTCGCGACCCTGCTCGTCGCCAGCACCGTCGCGCGCATCTTCTTCGGCTGGCTGGCGGACAGGATGGGCAATGGCCTGCACCTGCTCTGCCTGCTGGCGCTCGCCGCGGGCTCGGCCATCGCCCTGCTGATCGGCTTGGGCAGCGCGAATCCCTCGCTGATATATCTCTGCATGGCGCTGGTCGGGGCGACCTCGATGGGCTGGAACGGCGTCCATATGGCGGAGCTTGCGCGGGTCTCGCCGCCCGCCCTGATCGGCGACGTGACCTCTGGCGCGAGCCTGTTCGGCTTCGTCGGCTCGATCTGCGGGCCGCTGGCCTTTGCCGTGATCGCGAACCGGACCGGCAGCTTCGACTGGCCCTTCCTGCTCGTCGCCGGCCAGCTCGCGGTCTCCGGCGCCTTCGCGCTTTGGTACTTGCGGCGGCGCCCACAAGCCTGA
- a CDS encoding mannose-1-phosphate guanylyltransferase/mannose-6-phosphate isomerase has translation MTTSTITPLIMAGGAGTRLWPVSRDSMPKQFIRLLDDGLSTFQATLLRVAGAPFGRPIVVTNNAFRFVAAEQMQALGIAGDIVIEPERRDSAAAVAIGALLAQAQDPAAVAVALAADHVIMDIANFRTDCAAAGAIAATGLIMTLGITPTAPSSAYGYIEAGASLGAPKASRLERFVEKPDEATAQGYLDRGFLWNSGNFVFSVATMLGELERFAPEILAGAGAAIEAAKTDLDFVRLDPDAFGRIPKTSIDYAVMEKTDKAGVLAASFDWSDIGSWDSIHAVAVKDEAENVLQGRVVAIDTTNSLLRSDDMLLTAIGVKDIVAIATRDAVLIAPKSEAGRVKTLVESLKKQNVPEATEHLRMYRPWGWYQRIDLGARFQVKRINVKPDGKLSLQKHFHRSEHWIVVRGTAEVTLDGQVSHVHENESIYLPIGCTHRLANPGKIDLELIEVQVGSYTGEDDIIRLEDVYARS, from the coding sequence ATGACGACCTCGACGATCACGCCCCTCATCATGGCCGGTGGAGCGGGGACGCGGCTTTGGCCGGTCTCGCGGGACTCCATGCCCAAACAGTTCATCCGGCTGCTGGATGACGGCCTGTCGACCTTTCAGGCGACTTTGCTGCGGGTGGCGGGAGCGCCGTTCGGGCGTCCGATCGTCGTGACGAATAACGCGTTCCGCTTTGTCGCAGCGGAACAGATGCAAGCTCTCGGCATCGCGGGCGATATCGTGATCGAGCCGGAAAGGCGGGATTCGGCAGCGGCTGTCGCGATTGGCGCGTTGCTCGCACAGGCACAGGATCCTGCTGCCGTGGCGGTCGCACTCGCCGCCGACCACGTCATCATGGATATCGCGAACTTCCGAACCGATTGCGCAGCCGCCGGGGCGATTGCCGCAACCGGCCTCATCATGACGCTGGGTATCACGCCAACGGCGCCATCTTCGGCTTACGGCTATATCGAGGCCGGCGCCTCGCTCGGCGCCCCCAAGGCCTCCCGCCTCGAGCGGTTCGTCGAGAAGCCCGACGAGGCGACCGCGCAGGGCTATCTCGATCGGGGCTTCCTGTGGAACAGCGGCAACTTCGTCTTTTCGGTCGCCACCATGCTCGGCGAACTGGAGCGCTTCGCGCCTGAAATCCTGGCCGGCGCCGGCGCGGCCATCGAGGCCGCCAAAACCGACCTGGATTTCGTTCGCCTCGACCCGGACGCTTTCGGCCGGATTCCGAAAACCTCGATCGATTATGCGGTCATGGAGAAGACCGACAAGGCCGGCGTCCTTGCCGCGAGCTTCGACTGGTCGGATATCGGCTCCTGGGATTCGATCCATGCCGTGGCGGTCAAGGACGAGGCGGAGAACGTGCTGCAAGGGCGTGTCGTCGCCATCGACACAACGAATTCGCTCCTGCGCAGCGACGACATGCTGCTCACCGCCATCGGCGTGAAGGATATCGTCGCGATCGCCACGCGCGATGCCGTGCTGATCGCACCGAAATCCGAAGCCGGCAGGGTCAAGACCCTCGTCGAGTCGCTCAAGAAGCAGAACGTTCCGGAGGCGACAGAGCATCTTCGGATGTACAGGCCGTGGGGGTGGTATCAGAGAATCGATCTCGGGGCCCGCTTCCAGGTCAAGCGCATCAACGTCAAACCCGATGGCAAGCTGAGCCTGCAGAAGCATTTCCACCGCTCCGAACACTGGATCGTCGTGCGTGGAACTGCCGAGGTGACGCTCGACGGGCAAGTGAGCCATGTCCACGAGAACGAGTCGATCTATCTTCCGATCGGCTGCACCCACCGGCTCGCCAATCCCGGCAAGATCGACCTCGAACTCATCGAAGTTCAGGTCGGGAGCTATACCGGAGAGGACGACATCATTCGGCTCGAGGATGTCTATGCCCGGAGCTGA